In Clostridium thermosuccinogenes, the genomic stretch TTATGGTAACTTGGACGGGAAAAGTACATCCAAGTTACCATTATCCTTTTAATTCCTGATATTCTCCAATTCTTCCAGCCATAAGCTTGCCTGGGCATCGCTCGGCATGCGCCAATCTCCCCTGGGCGACAAGCTTATCGTACCCACCTTCGGCCCATCAGGAAGGCATGAACGTTTGAACTGCTGGCTGAAAAACCTTCGGTAGAACACTTTTAGCCATCCTTTTATGGTTTCTCTGGAATAACTGCCGTCAAAAGCCTGCTCTGCCAGGAACAATATCTTGGACGGCGAAGCGCCGTACCTTATCATATGATAAAGGAAGAAATCATGCAGTTCATACGGCCCGATGATGTCCTCGGTTTTCTGCTGTATTTCTCCTTTGGCATCCGGCGGAAGCAGTTCCGGGCTTATCGGAGTGTCAAGGATGCTGTAAAGCACTTTTCTTGAAGCTTCATCCACCATGTTATCCGCCACCCATTTGACAAGGAACTTAACCAGGGTCTTGGGAATACTGCAGTTCACTGAATAATTGGACATGTGGTCGCCATTATAGGTGCACCATCCCAGGGCCAGTTCGGATAAATCCCCCGTACCTATTACCAGTCCGCCGATTTTGTTTGCAATGTCGAATAATATCTGGAACCTCTCCCTGGCCTGCACATTTTCGTAGGTTATATCAAAATCGTTAACATCATGGCCTATATCCTTGAAATGCTGCAGGCATGCAGGGCGGATATCTATCTCACTAATATGCACGCCCATGGACTTCATAAACTGCATTGCATTATTATAAGTGGTACTGGTAGTGCCAAATCCAGGCATGGTGATGGCCCTTATATTCTCCCTGGGAAGACCCAGCATGTCAAAGGTTCTGACCGTAACCAACAGCGCAAGGGTGGAATCCAACCCACCGGAAATAGCTATGACCGCATGCTTTGCTCCCGTATGCCTCATCCTTTTTCCCAGTCCGCATGTCTGTATGGAAAAAATCTCCCTGCATCTTTCATCCCTTACGCCAACATCCGACGGCACAAAGGGATGCCGCTCAAATTGCCTGTAAAGCTTTCCAAACTCCATCTTCGGCAGTTCAAAGGGTATTTTTCTATATTTCTTCTGGGGGAGCATTTCCATGAAGCTGGTATTCCTGCGCCGGTCATTACCAAGCCTCTGAATATCAATCTCACTGCAAATCAGCTGTTCATCCTGGCTGAACCTCTGCGATTCTGCCAGCAGGCCTCCGTTTTCGGCAATTATCGCATGTCCTCCGAAAACCACATCGGTAGTGGACTCGTCTATTCCTGAAGATGCAAAAACATATCCGGCTATACACCTTCCTGATTGCTGTTTAACGAGGTTTTTCCTGTATTCGTATTTTCCGATCACCTCATTGCTGGCGGAGAGATTAAAAATAAGGTTGGCGCCGGCTAAAGCCTGAAAGGAGCTGGGAGGTACCGGAACCCACAGGTCCTCGCATATTTCCATCCCAAAGCAAACCCGGTAGTCGTCATGAGCTTCGAACAATATATCGGTACCAAAGGGCACCGTCTGGCCACATAACACCACATTATCACTGAGGTTGTTGGTACCGGGGGCAAACCAGCGCTCTTCATAAAATTCACTGTAGCCGGGTATATATATTTTAGGCACCACGCCGAGGATTTTCCCCCCCTGCACCGCTACACCGCAGTTAAAAAGCTGATTGTCTGCACGGACCGGCATGCCTATGAGAGCTACAATTCCGGTATCCCTGGTATTTTCAAGTATGTTTGCCAGCTGCTTTTCCGATTCCACCAGAATCGCTTCCTGGTGAAACAGGTCACCGCAGGTATATGCTGTTATTGAAAGCTCCGGAAAGACAACAAATTGCGCCTTCATGCTTTCCGCTTCATGAATGAGCTTGATTAAGTTTTTCGTATTATATGCACAGTCAGCCACTTTCAGGCGTGGCACAGCTGCAGCTACCCTGACAAATCCATGAGTCATCCTATCACCCAATCTTTTTTAATTCTTTTGCTTTGATGTTGCACTTCTATCTTTTTTCTTTAAGCTTCATACATCTGTCATTATACTTTTGACTCTGATCTCTGAGCCTTATACTTTTGCCTTAACCTTTAAAGCATCTTTTGAGCTTTATGCTTTGGATTTAACTTTTAAAAGCATCCTTGAGAATTATGCTTTAGTCCCTATCCTTTAAACCATATCCTTTACTTTATTATCCCATTATATCACTGCAAATTGCTGTAGAAAAGAAGAAAAGCAGCCAGAAATTCTGAACTGCTTTTCGATATTGCCTCGGCCACGCGGTCTGCCGCTCCAAGGGTAAGTTTAAAAACCCCCTCCCTATTGAGCCTTAGCTCATAACTTGTCAAGAGCGCGAGTGCTGGCTTTTCAATGCGTTAAGGCGCTCTACCACCTTGTCGTACATTTCCTGATATTTGACCTTCTTGGCTCTCTCCTCTTCTACAACCTTGGCAGGAGCTTTTGCGATAAACCCTTCATTGCTCAGCTTGCCGTTAACCCTTTCCAGCTCCTTCTCCAAGCCGGCCTTTTCTTTTTCCAGCCTCTCTATTTCCTTTTCTATGTCGATAAGGTCATCCAGAGGAATATAAATTTCAGCCCCTTCAATGATCGATGTAACGGCATCCGCCGGGATACCCTCCTTGCTGGTCTGCACTGAAATCTCCGATACTCCTGCAAGCCTTTCAAAGAAGCTCCTGCCTTCAGCCAGTATGCTTCTATTTTCACTGTCTGCCGCAACAAAAATCACTTTGGCCTTCCTCGATATGGGCACATTCATCTCAGCCCTTATATTCCTTATGCTCCTGATGGCATCCATGACCATCCGCATTTTCTTTTCTTCTCCGGGGAAGTTGTACTTTTCGATGTATTCCGGCCACTGAGATATCATTATGCTCTCATCGTCATTTATAAGGTGTCTGTAAATCTCTTCGGTAATGAACGGCATAAACGGATGCAAAAGCTTCATGGCCGTACCCAGAACATAGTTCAGAACATACTGGGCTTCCAGCCTTCCTTCCATTTCCCTGTCATAAAGCCTCGGCTTAACCAGTTCTATATACCAGTCGCAGAATTCATCCCATATAAATTCATAAATCTTCTGCAGTGCTATACCCAGCTCAAACTTGTCCAGGTTTTCGGTCACTTCTTTAACCAGTGTGTTTACTCTGCTCATTATCCATTTATCCGGAAGAGCGAATTTTCCCTCATCCACTTTTGAGAAATCCACATTCTCATCGAAGTTCATCAGCACGAACCTTGATGCGTTCCATATCTTGTTGGCGAAGTTCCTGCTGGACTCCAGCTTCTCATCGGAGAACCTCAGGTCATTTCCGGGGGAGTTGCCTATCGTAAGGGCAAATCTAAGGGCATCGGTGCCATACTTGTCTATAATCTCCAGAGGATCGATGCCATTTCCAAGGGATTTGCTCATCTTCCTTCCCAGGGAATCCCTTACGATACCATGGATGAACACATACTTGAAAGGCTCTTTGCCCATGTGTTCAACCCCTGAGAATATCATCCTTGCCACCCAGAAGAATATGATATCATACCCTGTCACCAGCACATCGGTCGGGTAGAAATACTTAAGGTCCTCTGTCTCATCCGGCCAGCCCAGTGTGGAGAAAGGCCACAGAGCCGAACTGAACCAGGTATCCAGTGTATCCGGGTCCTGTTCAATCCGCTGGCTGCCGCATTTCGGGCAAACATCGGGCATATCATAATCCACTGTCATATAGCCGCATTCCTGGCAGTAATAAGCCGGAATCCTATGTCCCCACCAAAGCTGCCTCGATATGCACCAGTCCTGAATATTTTCCATCCAGTTAAAATATATTTTTGAGAACCTCTCAGGCACAAAGCTGATGGTTCCATTCTTCACTATCTCAATGGCAGGCTCTGCCAAGGGCTTCATCTTTACAAACCACTGCTTTGATATCAGCGGTTCGATGACAGTACTGCACCGGTAGCATGTACCTACATTGTGGGTGTGTTCTTCTATTTTTACCAGGAGGCCCTGACTCTCCAAATCCTTTACTATCTGCTTTCTGGCTTCATACCTGTCCATGCCCTGGTATTGGCCGGCATTTTCGTTCATGGTCGCATCATCGTTCATAACCCTTATCTGAGACAGATTATGCCTCAATCCTACTTCAAAGTCGTTAGGATCATGGGATGGAGTAATTTTTACCGCTCCCGTACCAAAATCCTTTTCCACATATTCATCGGCAATGATGGGGATTTCCCTGTTCACCAGAGGAAGAACCACCATTTTGCCCACCAGATGCTTATACCTTTCATCTTCCGGATGAACTGCCACCGCTGTATCACCCAGCATGGTCTCCGGCCTTGTTGTGGCAATAATTATATATTCATCGCTGTCCTTCACAGGATATTTTATGTGCCAGAAATTACCCTGCTGCTCTTCATATTCCACCTCCGCATCGGAAATGGACGTACTGCATTTAGGGCACCAGTTTATGATCCTTTCCCCTCTGTAGATGAGTCCTTTTTTGTAAAGACGAATGAATACTTCCTTAACCGCCCGGGAAAGGCCCTCATCCATTGTAAACCTTTCTCTTTCCCAATCGCATGAGCTTCCCAGCTTTTTCAGCTGTTCGACAATTCTGCCACCATAATGCTTCTTCCAATCCCATGCTCTTTCCAGGAATTTCTCCCTTCCTATCATTTCCTTGGTCAAGCCTTCCTTGGCCATAGCCTCCACTATTTTTGCCTCGGTGGCTATGCTGGCATGGTCGGTTCCCGGAAGCCATAAAGTGCAGAATCCCTGCATCCTTTTCCATCTTATAAGAATATCCTGAAGGGTATTGTCCAAGGCATGTCCCATATGCAGCTGCCCTGTTATGTTCGGTGGAGGAATAACTATAGTAAACGGCTTTTTATTCCTGTCCACTTCCGCATGGAAATAGCCTTTTTCCATCCACTCCTTGTACAGCCTGTCTTCCACCTGCTTAGGTTCATAAGTTTTTGCAATGTTTCTTTTATCGTCCATAAGACTTCCTCCAATATTTATTAAGATAATTAACTTCTAGAAAATCTACGTTAAAATATTGTGAATAAAACGGGGTCATGCCGGTATCATCTGCCGGCATATCCGTTCCATATTTCTGATATGTGCTTAAATAGAGTTACCTGAAGGCAATAAAGGTCAGGATAATACCCGGCAGAGCAATAAGCATTCCCAACAGCTTAACGCTCACTACAGCCTTGTCATATTTGTACCTGCTTAACTCTTCTTCATCCATACTATGTTCAAAATTGATCTTCGCCTTCTTATCCAATTCAAACCTTTCCGCTACTCTGCGGGCTATAAACACCAAAGCAAATCCCGGAACCATGAACAAAAAAGCCAGTATCCTGAGGAAAATAATCATAAGCTACTCCTTTCAAATTAAAAAACCTTGTGTCCAAATACAAATTTGGACGCAAGGTCATAATCCTCCGTGGTACCACCAAAATTCCTTTTTCAAGGCACTTGATCGAAATAACGGCTCTTTACCGCTGCAATCTACTGTAATTTCGACTGCAGAACTCATAAGCTACCTTCAGCAGTTCGTTACCGGAAAGACTTTCAGCCGGTGATCTTTCCTCTCTGATGGTTCGTTTGCTGCTTACTCCTCTTAATCATCGCTTTTACATCTATTCATATTAATATATGTTGCACAAAATTTGCTTCCGTGCCGGCAAATCGGAAGTTAATCATCCGGTTATACCGACTCACTAATAAAATAACATATTTTATATAAAATCTTATATAATTTTGTGCCTTGTGTCAAGGAGCTAATCATGGGAAATAATATCATTTCAACCGAAATATCATTTCAATCGAAATGCAAAAATACATAAAAATTTTATTGAATACAAAATAATATTTCTGTATAATCTAAATATTCAAAATCAATTGAGTATAAATGCCATGATTTGCAAGCTCGACTGATTACATCCCGGAGTACAGGACGCAAACTCCGATGAACAGTGGCAATATCCGATAAATTATGCGAAGCATGCGTTATGATATATTAGGCTTCAGGCTTTGCACATAATAATCTAAACGAGGTGGGATTATGTTAAATATTATAGAAGGCGGAGTTACAGCTCCAAAAGGTTTCCTTGCAGCCGGCGTCGCATGTGGATTGAAAAAAGACGGGAAGAAAGATCTCGCAATAGTATATTCAGAGGACCCGGCAGCAGCAGCAGGCGTGTTTACGACCAATATCGTGAAAGGGCACTCCCTGCAGGTAACCATGGAACACATCAAAAACGGTTACGCCCAGGCTATCGTTATCAACAGCGGAAATGCCAACGCCTGTGTCGGTGAGCAGGGAATGAAGGATGCCCGTGAAATGGCCGAACTGACTGCCCAGCTTCTTGACTGCCCACCGGAGGATGTTCTGGTAGGTTCAACCGGTGTAATCGGTTCCCGTCTTAATATGCCTTTGATCCGCTCAGGAATCAGAACTGCTGTTGCAAGCCTATCCGCCGAAGGAGGTCGTGATGCCCAGGAAGCCATTATGACTACCGATCTTGTGGCTAAGGAAGTAGCAGTGGAGCTGGAAATACAGGATGAAACGGTAAGGATCGGAGCCATGGCAAAAGGGTCCGGCATGATACATCCGAACATGGCAACGATGATAGGAGTAATAACCACTGATGCAAACATTTCAAAAAGCCTCCTGGATAAGGCGTTAAGGGAAACAGTCATGCACACTTTTAACAGAGTGTCGGTGGACGGAGATACCAGCGTGTGTGATATGGTGATAATACTGGCCAACGGGCAGGCAAACAATGCCGGAATAGTAAGGGAAGGTATGGAGTATGAAAAATTCAAAGATGCCTTGGACCAGGTTTGCACCCATCTCGCCAGGATGATTGCCCGCGATGGTGAGGGAGCCACAAAGCTGGTGGAGATAGTTGCCCAGGGAGCCATTAATGCGGAAGATGCCTACAAGGTGGTCAGCGCCATAGCAAAATCACCTCTGGTCAAAACAGCCATCTTCGGCGAAGATGCCAACTGGGGAAGAATAATAACGGCAGCTGGCTATTCCGGAGCTTCCTTCGATCCGAATCTGGTGGATATTTTCATCGGCGATCTGATGGTATGCCAGAACGGTACAGCCTTGAATTTTGATGAAAATGCAGCAAAAAAAATACTCCAGAGAAAAGAGGTAAAAATAACCATAAACTTAAAGCGCGGCACTTTCTCCGACAGGATGTGGACCTGCGATTTTTCCTATGATTATGTAAAAATAAACGGAAGTTATAGATCCTGACCGATATATTGTTGCAGTCTTTTTGCAAATGTTGGTATAATGATGTATAATATGACAAGAAGGTTTATTTTTCTACATTGATAAAATGGGAGGGAAAAAGATGGCAGGCCATCAGTTGTTTGTTTTTAAGCTGGATGATAAATATTTCGGAATAGATCTGGAAAGCGTAGATCAGATAATACCTTACAGGAAGATCACGAAAATCCCCAACATGCCCGCTTATATAGAAGGTATAATCCCTCTGAGGGACAATATATGTACCGTATTCAACCTTAGAAAGAAGTTCAACCTCCCGGCCCGGGAAGCCGATGAAAGCACGAGGATTGTGATAGCAAATGTGAATTCGGAAATGATCGGGATCATTGCTGATAATACCAACGAAATAGTTCGCGAATATGACGGCAAAACTGTAGTGGCCCATGAAAATGCAGAAGAGTCCGATGAAAGATATATAAAAGGAACAGCTGACATCGGAGAAAATCACATAACCATAATCGACCTCAGCCAGCTTGTTCCGGCAGCATAGGAATAAAGCGTGAAAACATTGTTTTCACGCTTTTCTTACCCCTTTAATATGTAAAAACCTTATATCCGCCCATGTATAGTTGATCAGTTCGTAATAATCCACATCATAGGTATGGGCAGCCACCAGTATGTTATCTATCCGTGGAATACTTCCCGTCTGGACAATGACAGGAGAATGATTAAATATCCCTCCTCCCTGAAAAGATAGCTGAACTATATCGCCGGGCTTTACATCCTTTGCATCCACTACCTCTGCAAAAGGTCCAACGCCTTCGTTGCTGACAAGGAATGTGTACAGGTAGTTCACTCCTGTCCAGGAAGCAGTTCTATTATAGCCGTTTATATAATACCATCCATATACCGGAGTGAAATTCATTACACCGCTACCTGCGTATATTGTCTGGGACGCAAAATTTGTACAATCACCTCCCATGTTTTCAAAATCCAGATATCTTGGATTTCTTTTATACGCCCACTTATGAGCATATCTGACCGCCGCTTCCCTGTCGTACTCATGCACCCGAAGCCTTCCGGCAATGTAATTCATTCCAAATACCCCATAAAACTTTCTGTATATATTATATTCCTTATGATGCTTGAATGTTACACATGGGATAAAATTTCTGATCTTTTTAACTGCACAATCGCTTCTTACTTATACCACTAGTGGTGCTATTACAAAGAAATACAAAAATTATTTGTTTGAATTCAGCTAATTGAAATTGATTATAGTTGTTCCGAAAAGGTTCAAAGCATATAACAATCCATACATCCATTATTAGCTGAATTCATTCCTAAATTAACCTGTTGTGCTAGCTAATTTGAGATAGCGTTGTGGAGAGTTAATAGAGATAGTTAGCGAAGTGGAGGATAAGGCAAATCACCTGAACGAAGTGAATTGCTTGGCCTTTTATCAAGCTTGTAATTCGCTAATTTTAAATTAGCGAATTATATCGATAACTACCTTGATTTACTAAATATATATTGGTGTTATCGATTCTAGCTCTTTAACTCGGAACTTCGCTATCGAGAATGCTAGCACAACAGGTTAAATTATATAGCTCATCTCAAATAAAACTTAACCTCAACTTAACATTCGCTTAATTTATTTATAATACTGCAAGAGTAATATTCAAAATGTAGATTGGTTCTATTTTTGCACAACAAAATTCAATAACTTGAAATGAACACTAAAGGGGGAAATTCTTCATGAAAAAACTGCAAAAATCTTTTATTTTGATGTTTACTCTGATTATCGCAGCATCATTGATATTTGCTGCATGTAACTCTCAGAACAGCAAAGATAATGGCTCCGGTACTACCGCTTCAGATAATATTGGCACAGATTCTGCCACGTCGACCGGCACCGGCGCAAACACCGGGACTAAATCATCCCTCAAAGGCAATATCCTGATAGCTGGTTCCACCTCCGTCGAACCTATAGCCAGGGAGCTGGCAGAAGCATTTATGGACAAGAATCCCGATGTGCAGATTGATATTCAAGGAGGAGGTTCCACAGCCGGAGTACAGGCGGCTATTGAGAAAACTGCCGACATAGGTAACTCATCCCGAAATCTCAAAGAGGAAGAAAAATCCGCAGATCTCACCCAAACCACTATAGCCCTTGACGGCGTGGCTGTTGTAATTAATCCTGCCAACACCGTAACCGACTTGAAAAAAGAAGATATAGTTAAGATATATAAGAAAGAGATAACCAATTGGAAAGAGTTGGGCGGTACGGACAAAGAAATCGTAGT encodes the following:
- the argJ gene encoding bifunctional glutamate N-acetyltransferase/amino-acid acetyltransferase ArgJ, which encodes MLNIIEGGVTAPKGFLAAGVACGLKKDGKKDLAIVYSEDPAAAAGVFTTNIVKGHSLQVTMEHIKNGYAQAIVINSGNANACVGEQGMKDAREMAELTAQLLDCPPEDVLVGSTGVIGSRLNMPLIRSGIRTAVASLSAEGGRDAQEAIMTTDLVAKEVAVELEIQDETVRIGAMAKGSGMIHPNMATMIGVITTDANISKSLLDKALRETVMHTFNRVSVDGDTSVCDMVIILANGQANNAGIVREGMEYEKFKDALDQVCTHLARMIARDGEGATKLVEIVAQGAINAEDAYKVVSAIAKSPLVKTAIFGEDANWGRIITAAGYSGASFDPNLVDIFIGDLMVCQNGTALNFDENAAKKILQRKEVKITINLKRGTFSDRMWTCDFSYDYVKINGSYRS
- a CDS encoding valine--tRNA ligase; the encoded protein is MDDKRNIAKTYEPKQVEDRLYKEWMEKGYFHAEVDRNKKPFTIVIPPPNITGQLHMGHALDNTLQDILIRWKRMQGFCTLWLPGTDHASIATEAKIVEAMAKEGLTKEMIGREKFLERAWDWKKHYGGRIVEQLKKLGSSCDWERERFTMDEGLSRAVKEVFIRLYKKGLIYRGERIINWCPKCSTSISDAEVEYEEQQGNFWHIKYPVKDSDEYIIIATTRPETMLGDTAVAVHPEDERYKHLVGKMVVLPLVNREIPIIADEYVEKDFGTGAVKITPSHDPNDFEVGLRHNLSQIRVMNDDATMNENAGQYQGMDRYEARKQIVKDLESQGLLVKIEEHTHNVGTCYRCSTVIEPLISKQWFVKMKPLAEPAIEIVKNGTISFVPERFSKIYFNWMENIQDWCISRQLWWGHRIPAYYCQECGYMTVDYDMPDVCPKCGSQRIEQDPDTLDTWFSSALWPFSTLGWPDETEDLKYFYPTDVLVTGYDIIFFWVARMIFSGVEHMGKEPFKYVFIHGIVRDSLGRKMSKSLGNGIDPLEIIDKYGTDALRFALTIGNSPGNDLRFSDEKLESSRNFANKIWNASRFVLMNFDENVDFSKVDEGKFALPDKWIMSRVNTLVKEVTENLDKFELGIALQKIYEFIWDEFCDWYIELVKPRLYDREMEGRLEAQYVLNYVLGTAMKLLHPFMPFITEEIYRHLINDDESIMISQWPEYIEKYNFPGEEKKMRMVMDAIRSIRNIRAEMNVPISRKAKVIFVAADSENRSILAEGRSFFERLAGVSEISVQTSKEGIPADAVTSIIEGAEIYIPLDDLIDIEKEIERLEKEKAGLEKELERVNGKLSNEGFIAKAPAKVVEEERAKKVKYQEMYDKVVERLNALKSQHSRS
- a CDS encoding NAD(+) synthase; its protein translation is MTHGFVRVAAAVPRLKVADCAYNTKNLIKLIHEAESMKAQFVVFPELSITAYTCGDLFHQEAILVESEKQLANILENTRDTGIVALIGMPVRADNQLFNCGVAVQGGKILGVVPKIYIPGYSEFYEERWFAPGTNNLSDNVVLCGQTVPFGTDILFEAHDDYRVCFGMEICEDLWVPVPPSSFQALAGANLIFNLSASNEVIGKYEYRKNLVKQQSGRCIAGYVFASSGIDESTTDVVFGGHAIIAENGGLLAESQRFSQDEQLICSEIDIQRLGNDRRRNTSFMEMLPQKKYRKIPFELPKMEFGKLYRQFERHPFVPSDVGVRDERCREIFSIQTCGLGKRMRHTGAKHAVIAISGGLDSTLALLVTVRTFDMLGLPRENIRAITMPGFGTTSTTYNNAMQFMKSMGVHISEIDIRPACLQHFKDIGHDVNDFDITYENVQARERFQILFDIANKIGGLVIGTGDLSELALGWCTYNGDHMSNYSVNCSIPKTLVKFLVKWVADNMVDEASRKVLYSILDTPISPELLPPDAKGEIQQKTEDIIGPYELHDFFLYHMIRYGASPSKILFLAEQAFDGSYSRETIKGWLKVFYRRFFSQQFKRSCLPDGPKVGTISLSPRGDWRMPSDAQASLWLEELENIRN
- a CDS encoding chemotaxis protein CheW, producing MAGHQLFVFKLDDKYFGIDLESVDQIIPYRKITKIPNMPAYIEGIIPLRDNICTVFNLRKKFNLPAREADESTRIVIANVNSEMIGIIADNTNEIVREYDGKTVVAHENAEESDERYIKGTADIGENHITIIDLSQLVPAA
- a CDS encoding amidase domain-containing protein, yielding MNYIAGRLRVHEYDREAAVRYAHKWAYKRNPRYLDFENMGGDCTNFASQTIYAGSGVMNFTPVYGWYYINGYNRTASWTGVNYLYTFLVSNEGVGPFAEVVDAKDVKPGDIVQLSFQGGGIFNHSPVIVQTGSIPRIDNILVAAHTYDVDYYELINYTWADIRFLHIKGVRKA
- a CDS encoding phosphate ABC transporter substrate-binding protein PstS family protein — encoded protein: MKKLQKSFILMFTLIIAASLIFAACNSQNSKDNGSGTTASDNIGTDSATSTGTGANTGTKSSLKGNILIAGSTSVEPIARELAEAFMDKNPDVQIDIQGGGSTAGVQAAIEKTADIGNSSRNLKEEEKSADLTQTTIALDGVAVVINPANTVTDLKKEDIVKIYKKEITNWKELGGTDKEIVVISREAGSGTKDCFDSALGLKEEEVKADIIANGTGVVQANVSSNEAAIGYMSLGSVDETVKKVTVDGVEANAENVKNGTYSISRPFLMLTNGQMKDVVKAFIDFILSDEGQDIVSKEFIPVK